In a single window of the Agrobacterium fabrum str. C58 genome:
- a CDS encoding alpha/beta hydrolase family protein → MRLFLLTAIVVLSTLRAAMADGAIGFKQTELPVDAGGHALTISLWYPAASSGKTETVGENAAIYGLEVQPAAPFLAGSHPVVLISHGFGGSWRNLNWIAGVLVQQGYVVAAPDHNGESFTEANATEIVPLWERPRDISRTLTALLDRDDLAGRIDSQRIAVIGHSLGGWTAMELAGARYSADLALKDCNTEKLPPQCKAPRLLGKVGIVGGGKADPRLSMDWRDARIRAVIALDLGPAAGFLPETLEQVKVPVLVLAAGVETPEIAAIKADSKYIAGYLPKATRVYREIPDASHFSFMQICKPNGEKIVEELSPGEGFVCRNGGGRDRAALHAEIADAILGFLKAEMR, encoded by the coding sequence ATGCGTCTCTTTCTTCTGACGGCAATCGTCGTCCTTTCCACCCTTCGTGCCGCGATGGCGGACGGCGCCATCGGTTTCAAACAGACGGAATTGCCTGTTGATGCCGGCGGGCATGCGCTCACCATATCCCTGTGGTATCCGGCCGCGTCCTCGGGCAAAACCGAGACCGTGGGAGAAAACGCGGCCATTTATGGCCTTGAAGTGCAGCCCGCTGCGCCATTCCTCGCGGGATCTCACCCTGTTGTCCTGATATCGCACGGTTTCGGCGGAAGCTGGCGTAATCTCAACTGGATTGCCGGCGTGCTTGTGCAGCAGGGCTATGTGGTGGCTGCCCCTGACCATAACGGCGAATCATTTACCGAGGCCAATGCGACCGAGATCGTTCCGTTATGGGAGCGACCGCGCGACATCAGCCGAACGCTGACGGCATTGCTTGATCGTGATGATCTTGCGGGCAGGATCGATAGCCAGCGAATCGCCGTGATCGGCCATTCTCTCGGCGGCTGGACCGCGATGGAGCTGGCAGGCGCCCGATACAGTGCCGATCTTGCCCTGAAGGATTGCAACACGGAGAAGCTGCCGCCGCAATGCAAGGCGCCGCGATTGCTGGGCAAGGTCGGCATTGTCGGTGGCGGTAAGGCCGATCCGCGTCTTTCGATGGATTGGCGCGATGCCCGCATCCGCGCCGTGATTGCGCTGGATCTCGGCCCGGCTGCCGGTTTTCTGCCGGAGACGCTGGAGCAGGTGAAGGTGCCGGTTCTAGTTCTGGCCGCAGGCGTGGAGACCCCGGAGATCGCCGCCATCAAGGCAGATTCGAAATATATTGCCGGGTATTTGCCCAAGGCGACGCGGGTGTACCGGGAAATACCGGATGCCAGCCATTTCAGCTTCATGCAGATCTGCAAGCCGAACGGCGAAAAAATCGTGGAGGAGCTTTCGCCGGGCGAGGGGTTCGTCTGCCGTAATGGCGGCGGCAGGGACCGTGCTGCCCTTCATGCAGAGATTGCCGATGCAATCCTCGGCTTCCTGAAAGCGGAAATGCGTTAA
- a CDS encoding DUF1134 domain-containing protein, with protein sequence MTMRLTKTRTIARLGLGKIVALLASLLMWVTPAFAQTSDQYSIQEVVDAGHGFFGETTGGLAKVVERAFQQYGLPNGYILGQEGSGAFVAGLTYGEGTLYTKNAGQHPVFWQGPSLGLDYGGQGTRAMMLVYNLPSVDALYRRYGGVSGSAFIVAGVGMTYLKSSDVTLAPIRTGIGARLGINVGYLKLTQQPTWNPF encoded by the coding sequence ATGACGATGCGCCTTACGAAAACCCGCACCATTGCACGCCTCGGACTGGGAAAGATTGTCGCGCTCCTTGCGAGCCTGTTGATGTGGGTCACCCCGGCCTTTGCCCAGACCAGCGATCAATATTCTATCCAGGAAGTCGTGGATGCAGGCCACGGATTCTTCGGTGAAACCACCGGCGGCCTCGCCAAGGTGGTGGAGCGCGCCTTCCAGCAATATGGTCTTCCGAACGGTTATATTCTCGGCCAGGAAGGTTCCGGCGCCTTCGTTGCCGGCCTCACCTATGGTGAAGGCACGCTTTACACCAAGAATGCCGGCCAGCACCCCGTCTTCTGGCAGGGCCCGTCGCTCGGCCTCGATTATGGCGGTCAGGGCACCCGCGCCATGATGCTGGTGTACAACCTGCCCTCGGTCGACGCGCTTTATCGCCGTTACGGCGGCGTCAGCGGCTCCGCCTTCATCGTCGCCGGCGTCGGCATGACCTATCTGAAAAGCAGCGATGTGACGCTCGCCCCCATCCGCACCGGCATCGGCGCGCGCCTCGGCATCAATGTCGGTTATCTGAAACTTACCCAGCAGCCAACCTGGAACCCCTTCTGA
- a CDS encoding GNAT family N-acetyltransferase, which produces MTRLATARLVLRPHAISDEALYCAFWAAAVRPIEGVTSIAPLDPELAFARLLRFIGHWSVFGFGPFVVEELATGRIVGEVGFAHMRRGNGADFDGVPEAMWKIDGQLTGRGVATEAVEAATRWFDESGTSQRTVCMIDALNTPSLAIATRFGFHPFREMMFRNNPVRLFERVRGK; this is translated from the coding sequence ATGACGCGTCTGGCAACCGCCCGCCTTGTCCTGCGGCCGCATGCCATTTCGGACGAAGCGCTTTATTGCGCCTTCTGGGCGGCGGCTGTCCGGCCGATCGAAGGGGTCACGTCGATTGCCCCGCTGGACCCGGAACTCGCCTTCGCGCGCCTGTTGCGTTTCATCGGCCATTGGTCCGTCTTCGGTTTCGGTCCCTTCGTGGTGGAAGAGCTCGCCACGGGGCGCATCGTCGGCGAGGTGGGCTTTGCCCATATGCGCCGCGGCAACGGTGCCGATTTCGACGGGGTGCCCGAGGCAATGTGGAAGATCGACGGACAACTGACGGGCAGGGGTGTCGCAACCGAAGCGGTTGAGGCCGCGACGCGCTGGTTCGACGAGAGCGGAACGTCGCAGCGGACCGTCTGCATGATCGATGCGCTGAACACGCCGTCGCTGGCGATCGCGACCCGATTCGGCTTTCATCCGTTTCGCGAGATGATGTTCCGCAACAATCCCGTCCGGCTTTTCGAGCGGGTGAGGGGGAAATAG
- the chpT gene encoding histidine phosphotransferase ChpT: MTSKLNITLSGPDLAALLCSRVCHDVISPVGAINNGLELLDEGGTDDDALDLIRTSALNASVRLKFARLAFGASGSAGASIDTGEAEKAAQDFAAAEKKAEVSWSGPRAIVPKNRVKLLLNLFLVAYGAIPRGGNVDVLLENPEGDARFEIAVKGRMMRVPAKFVEIYEGRLEEAVDAHSVQPYYTLLLAEEANMTVEYKVHDDRIVFTAKTVAE, encoded by the coding sequence ATGACGAGCAAACTCAATATCACGCTGTCCGGTCCCGATCTGGCGGCTCTTCTGTGCAGCCGTGTGTGCCATGATGTGATTTCTCCTGTCGGCGCCATCAATAACGGCCTCGAACTTCTGGACGAGGGCGGCACGGATGACGACGCGCTTGATCTCATCCGCACGTCAGCGCTTAACGCATCCGTGCGGCTTAAGTTCGCCCGCCTTGCCTTCGGCGCTTCCGGCTCGGCCGGTGCTTCGATCGACACCGGCGAGGCCGAAAAGGCCGCCCAGGATTTCGCCGCCGCCGAAAAGAAAGCGGAAGTGAGCTGGAGCGGGCCGCGCGCCATCGTTCCGAAAAATCGTGTCAAACTTCTGCTCAACCTTTTCCTAGTCGCTTATGGCGCCATCCCGCGCGGCGGCAATGTGGATGTGCTCCTCGAAAACCCTGAGGGCGACGCCAGGTTCGAAATCGCCGTCAAGGGCCGGATGATGCGCGTTCCGGCCAAATTCGTGGAAATTTACGAAGGCCGGCTGGAAGAGGCGGTCGATGCCCACTCCGTGCAGCCCTATTACACGCTGCTGCTGGCCGAAGAGGCCAATATGACCGTGGAATACAAGGTGCATGACGACCGCATCGTCTTTACCGCAAAGACGGTTGCCGAGTGA